Genomic window (Plasmodium knowlesi strain H genome assembly, chromosome: 9):
GCTTTTTAAGAAGTGAAACGATTGTGATTAAAAAGAGGtaattttaagaaaaaatatgcaaaactaCACAAAATTTAACAGCGTTGtatgaagcaaaaaaaaaaaatggtatgcCACACAATTCGCGGGATATTCCCGTGCGTGTGTTAAAATAATTCTCACAGTTCCCCCAGAGAACTGCGTCACAGGATACACAAATTGAAGCAGTCGAGACCTCACGTCATACAATTTACCATGGAAgttccttcccccttgttaaaggaaaaacttctcGCTCGTTTTATTCTATTCACCAACTgtgtattccttttcctcatgttcaaaatgatgaaacAACAAAGTTAATTGTCAAATCATCATGAACCGATACAGTTAAGAATGGttggcaaaaaagaaaaaaaagaaaaacaaacaaacttTAACgttgtaaataaaatttaaaacatGTGCGATTAAAATGATGGCAATATCGTAACACTGCACTgttgaaaataataataaattaaatggtgtaaataaaagaaagggaaatgaagtaaaaatataacgAAATAAGAGGGCATACACAAAATAGAACAGctatttctccctttttttttttttttttttttttttttttttttttccatcttgcacatttatgcaaaatatacctgacttgttcataatttttttttcaaaatgtagtTTTACTCTGGAACACACCATGAGTTCTCCATCAAATGTGTGAGACTTTTTAtctgttttgtttaaaatatatatatatatatatatatatatatatatatatatgaagcGAATTGAATGTTCCATGGCTAGTACTGTTCAGGTAGAAAAGTGGAACAAAGAGCAAACCGGcgtgtaaaaaattttttttctttttacttcttcaCTTTATTGAACGTAGAATGGATATGCAAATGGAGGTGTAAACAAACGCTCCACTGGGGTGTAAAATGACCCCTACTAACGGTTTATTTTTGGCGTTCTTGCCGACAACCTATGCGCATACTGGGCATACACGTTCATTTGTTGCGTAAATTGTAACGTGTGCGGGGGTACATACGATTTTTACGCAGTGAACAGCTTAAGGGGATAAATGTGCGCCACTATATGAGTATCAGCAGacgcatgtgtacatgtatacacacacgcGCTTGCACAAAGtggaaattgtttttttctccatcgaAGGAAACGCAAAAAATGGGGTATACTTAAACTAATCCATTGAGTTGGCTAAATCGGATGAATAGGATAAATCGCTGAATCTTCAAAGGCGTCCACCGGCTCAGGCACTCTTTAAGAGGTCCCCAAGGTAAGTCAAATCAAGTCAAGTCAAGTCAAGTCAAGTCAAGTCAAATTTGAAATAGCTCTCATCAGCTGCAGTacggaggaagaaagaaataaaaacttGTCATCATTATAAAAACACGAACTTAAAACTAATATGTATCATTCATAAAAAGCCCTCAGTGAGGAATGAAAATTCTCAGCGTAATTACTATTTGTATGTGAGCCTTGACCCGTGATATCTGCTTGTTCCAGTAGGTCACTTTACTACAAATGGGTGGAAACGGCACACCATTGTTAGAGGTGTAGTGAAATGGCTCGtaaaataagggaaaaagtattaaaaaaaaaaaagcacttCCCCCAGGGCACATAAAACGGGTCATGCATAATCCGGGTGTAGACCCACAAGTCTATGCTCGTATAGCGTCTCTCTCCACTCACTCTTCGTAAAGatttatcttctttttcaagaATACGATGGCGTCCTCGAGCGACATCTCCAAATAAAACTCATATCCTATttggatgaaaattttattcttgtcTAATCTGTCAAATGGGGGAAATGTTAGCGCGCCATGTGTGATGGTAGGGGTAGGTAGTACTTGCATAGGTATACGCAGATTCTGCCCAAGTCATTGTGTTGATACCCCAGGGGTGATCACACAAGTATAAAGCCTCCTTTGccgtatatatgttttttagAGCAACAAGGCGCATGCTCCATCTGTATGTTCTTTTTCGTCCACTACGCATCTTTCTCCGTTCATTACATGTCGGCGTAAACGTAACTGTCACATCCCAGCGAGGTAAGCGTCTCGATTTCCTTTTGGTCCTTCATGTTAATGAAAAGTTTAAGATTTTGAACGAGGATTTCCCTGCAGG
Coding sequences:
- a CDS encoding prefoldin, putative, with amino-acid sequence MNFYEALGNAAINEENGEDFKKLILKSESFIDDVLHEQLRERQKRRDEILQDIFDMEILVQNLKLFINMKDQKEIETLTSLGCDSYVYADILDKNKIFIQIGYEFYLEMSLEDAIVFLKKKINLYEDKVTYWNKQISRVKAHIQILMRAISNLT